The genomic stretch GATAAGGTCTTTCCGTTCGACCAAGCCAAGGATGCGCTTGACTATCTTGCTCAGGGACGCGCCAAGGGCAAGGTCGTCGTTCAGCTCAAATAAGTGTTTCAATCAGGGCCTAATCTGATAAAGGTCCTCTCTCTGAGTCGTGTTACTCCATGATAGAGGCATTCTTACTGAGCACGACGTTGATCGCCGAGCTGGGAAGTGCATTCCTGATGGCGGATCTGGGGATTGCCGGAGAGGTTAAGCATGAAAGCTATATCGCTTCCTGGCTGAAAGCACTGAAGAACGGCAAGCGCTATATTTTCAAAGCCGCCAGCACGGCATCGAAAGCGCATCGTTATCTGATGGATAAAATCTGAAGCCGGGACAGGAAAACTGCCAGAGAATACGGTCTTCATGGTTTTTTAACTGGTAACACAGTGAGGCTCAGGCTGAGGCGGCACGTAGCGACGCGAGTACCAACAACCTTAACCTCACAGTGGAATGAATATCTCTCTGGCTTGGAGGCGAGTCCATATTGTTTATGGGACTATCGCCCGGACCGCGATATGCGTCTGTCCGATGACGGCTCCACGGCACCGATGGCCTCGATGATTTCGTACAGGTGTTCCACCACAGTCATGTCCTGGGCGGCCGTCATTGTCGCCTGCGACGGGCGAACCAGAAAGCCGTTGTGCGCAAGGCGTAGCATGGCAAGATCGTTGAAGGCGTCACCTGCGGCTAGAACGTGGCAACCCTGCTCCAGTAAGCGGGATATGTGTTCCTCCTTGCCATTTCGATCAGCCCACGCACATCCGGTTATCCAGCCGTCCGCATCTGTCTCCAGCGAGTGGCAGAATGACTCTGGTGAGCCAAGGGCATCAAGTAATGTGCCAGCCAGTTCGTAGAAACAATCCGAGACAATGTGGACCCGGTAGCCTCGTTGTTGTGTGAGTTGTTGGAGGAATGCAACCGCATCGGGATAAGTCTGGGTTTTCGCGATCATCGCTTGCACGTCCCTCAGGCGTAGGCCGTTTTTTCGGAGATGATCGATACGCCAGCGCATCAGTGCGGGGTAGTCGGGTTCCTCCCGCGTTGTGATGGACAGTGCTTCGATACCGCTGGCTTGCGCTATCTGTGGCCACAATTCTGGAATCAGAACACCTTCGAGATCAATACAGGCAATTTTCATCATATCCTCCTCCTTCATCAGGCGCTGACATTGGTAAAAGCCAGAGATGTACCGAGCACGATCAGGGCAACGCCAATGAACTTGTCGACAGTAAGCTGGTGTTCGAGCAAACGACGGCGCATGGCTGGGGATGCGAAGAACAGCGCAACGATGCTGAACCAGATCCAGTGAGATACCGACATGAACAGGCCGTAGGCGAAGTTGTGGCTCATCGGACTGTCCGCATGGACAACCTGGGTATAGGTCGCGACAACGAAAAGCATTGTTTTTGGATTGAGTGCGTTGGTCAGGAAGCCCATGCGGAAAGCCGCCAATGTAGATGGCGCAGAGCTGGAGGCCTCTCCCAGTTTGAGCACTGCTTTGTTGGTCAGCGATTTGTACCCGAGGTAGATCAGGTAAGAGGCACCCAGGACCTTCATTGCCATGAACAGCAGGGGCGAGTTGACGATGACTACGGCGATACCCAGTACCGTATACATCACATGGATCTGTACGCCGCAGGCAATACCAAACGCAGAAATTAGGCCGGTACGTGCTCCGAAGGCATAACTGTTTCGGGTGACCATCGCGAAATCGGGGCCTGGACTGATAACGGCCAGAATTGTGATGGTGGCTACTGCAATCAGTTCGTTCATCGTTTTAAAACTCCATTGGAATGCTGTGGAACGATCTGGCCGCTCCACAGACGGTGTCAGCGCTTGTTGAAGGTGATGACGAGGACATCGCGATAACCCTGTTGGGTGAGATCGCTTGCAAGGATCGGCGTCACGCCATGCATGGTGCGTTCGTCGTTGACGATAGCTGCGTCGAGAGGTACTGACAGCGTATAGCGGGCCAGCTTCTGGCGATCTCTGTCGTAGATGCCAGTCTCACCATTCAGTACGTTGACGCGGTTGACCAGCATCATGAATACGAAGCTTACACCGTCACGGTGGATGCCTTCTGGAGTGGGCAATGCTTCCGCACTGGTAGAGACGATCCGGAACTGATGAACCTCAATATGCCAATCGTAGAAAGGCGCCAGGTTGTTAAATGTGGCTCGGCACAGTTCCAGCGCCGACATCAAAATCCTCCCTGAAGCAATCGACGGCTCAATGGGGGCGAAATGCCGGGCAACACCGCCGTTAAGGGTGTTGTATGTGACGCTCTGATAGTGGGGTTGTGGTGGTTCAATCTGAACGCCTGAGGTCGATGTGGCGCTGTAGACCCCGTGGCGCCGAAACCGATACGTCCCACCGTCTTTCATGAACTGGTCTTGTTCCAGTCGGTTCCAGCTCTCCTGGAATTCGGTCCAGTCGTCCAGTATGTCCTCATCCTCAGCGGAGAGCAGCGACTGGGTCATTTCGGATGGCAGTATGATGTAATCTTTTTTGGCGATGATTTTGCACAGATTGTTGATGCGATTATGACTTGCAGTCTGTTTCAACTTTGGCTCAACAATGCTTTTTTCAGACGATAATATCTCCATTTATTACCCCAATATTTATTTTTTCGTTTGTTTTTGTGCAGTTGAGATTGAATTATTGAGTGCTTGCACCGGAGAGAAAAGCGATTTATCTTGAAGGGAATCTGTCAAATTTCATCGTGTATATGAAACTTCCGTCGTTGGCCTCATTCCGCTTTTTTGAAGCGGCAGCTCAAACCGGCAGCTTTGTGAAAGCGGCTGAACAACTGCATGTGACACATGGTGCCGTCAGTCGGCAGGTACGGCTTTTGGAAGAGGCTCTGGGTGTCGAGTTGTTCGAACGGCGGAACAGAGCGATTTTCCTGAACGCGGCCGGGCGCTTATTACATGCGACAACCACTTCGGTGTTTGAACAACTTGAAGGTGCCGTGTATCGATTGCAGCAGTCGGCGCGGGAAGATGTGATTGTGCTGTCCTGTGAGCCGACCATCGCCATGAAATGGCTGATTCCCCGGCTTCCCGCGTTTCATAGTGCAAACCCTGATATTAGCCTACATCTTGTGGCTGCCGGTGGACCGATTGATTTCGCCAGGTCCGGGGTCGATATGGCATTACGTCGCGATGACTTCCATTGGGATCAGGATGTTCATGCCGAGAAAATCTGTGATGAGTGGATGGGGCCGGTAACCCGTGCAAAGGAGGGATCCAAGGTGCGCCTTGACGGTGTGCGATTGCTGCACTCCGGAACCCGGCCGAAAGCATGGTCGGCCTGGCAACGCCTGTCGGGTATTTCAACGAAAGGCAGCATCCGCGTGGACTACGAACATTTCTATCTGTGTGTTCAGGCAGCGGCATCTGGCTTGGGGATGGCTATGGTTTCGTTCCTGATGGTGCAGGACGAACTGGAAAGTGGGCAGCTATATGCTCCTTACGGTTTTATTCGCGATGGTTCCAGCTATTGTCTGCTGTCGCCAAAGGCCCTGAGTCAGAATGAAAAGTGCGTACGGTTCAAAAAATGGCTCATGGCTGAGGCAGCGTCAAGCCTCTCGGTGGCATTGCCCCTATATTCCCAGACTGAAAACCATAACCTCGCTTAGAGCTGTGTCCACATTAGCTGGGTAGGAGCAACGGCTGACGGTGACGTTTGCAGGACGGCAACGGTAGCCGGACCTGTTGTTGGTGTTATGATAAGTGTATTGTGCCGTGTAATGCACACGTATCTCATACAGGAGAGCAATCATGACCGCGAAACAACGTAACACGCAGAGCGTGACCATGACGGTCGAGCGTGCCTTACTGCTCCGGGCGCGTGAAGCGGGCATTAACCTGAGTGCTACTCTGACAGCCGCCCTGGATGCAGAGCTTCGCCGTCATGAAGCGAAAAAATGGCAGGAAGAGAACAGGGAGGCCATCGACGCATTAAACCGTTTTCATGATGAGCACAGCTGTTTCAGCGATGAATACCGGACGTTTTAACCATGCATTCACCGTATACGGTAATACTGGGAAAAGCACCATTTACCCGCTGTTGCTCGATGTCACAAGCGACATTATTGGGCAGTTGAATCGCCGGATAGTGATCCCGTTACTCCCTGTTGAAAAGTACCCGGCAGGCCGCCGACCGGATCGCCTTGTCCCTGTCGTCAGGCTGACGGATGGTAAAGAATACGCCGTAATGACCCACGAGCTGGCAAGTATTCCTGTACAGGCGCTGGGGGCGGTATTTTGTGATGCGTCGCAGTACCGTAATCAGGTAAAGGCCGCCATCGATTTCCTCATCGACGGCATTTAGCCGTGGCTGTCGGGAGCCTGCTCCAGTTCGTCTATCGTGCGAAACAGAAACCTCTCCCGGTTTTTGGCATCAAACGGAACCGGAATACCGTTCCTTACCCGCATTCTGATACGGCCAAACAGCGCTGATGAGCGCGGTTTTGGTTTTGTCGTCCGCATAAATACAACGCCTTTTTTCTCGATGCCTTTCAGCAGAACGATGAGATGGCGAGGCTTCAGTTCCGTGACTGGCTGGTGCCCGATAACCGAAAAGATAGGGTTGTTCATCCTGGCGGTATTCTTCACGTGAACGTATTGAATACAATGCTAAAAAGCAAAAATCCCGCTTAAGTTGCCTTAAGCGGGATTTTCTAAATTTGGCTCCTCTGACTGGGATCGCCTTTGCCGTTAACTGGTTAATAAATAAGCTAAACCTGAATTCAATTTCTGTCAAGACCACCAGAATGACCACCAATAGTTGCAGATTATATAAATTTGGTGTGAGCAAACCTCGACATGTTTATGATCATATCTATAAGGGCATTGTTGATCCTGTCCCGATAGTGGAACTGTACCGAGGAAAAACTTGGCAGCCTGCTCTGTGCCAGACACGGACATTTCATACCTCGGTTTATGTGACCAAAATCAGTGTGGCACTACAGGGCGGTAGTGAAACCCCTGTGACTATACCAAACAAACTGGATCACGGTTGGCTAAGCGGTTATAGTCAAAGCGTTGCCAGCTGCTTGGGTTGCACATTAAATACCCATGTTATTAATAATGCTTATACACGAGTCTTTTCATGGAATATGTGGCTTTTGGTGATGAAAGCGGTACGACAGGGAGTGACCGTTGTTATGGTATTGGCTTATTGTGTATATGAAAAAACACACTGGATATATTCAATGAGCGTGTTCGGAAACTGCAAGACAAGTACGGCATCGTAGGTGAATTGAAATGGTCAAAGATTAAGAACAGCGCTGGGCAAGCAAACATCTGCCTTGAATTATTTGCTCTTGTGCTAAAAAATTCATGCTGTTTTCACTCTATCATAGTTGTGAAGAATATTTATAACAATTGGCAAACGAACAGGGAAATGGCGTTCTATCAGACTTACACTCTCCTTGTTAAGAATGCGGCACGTCAGCTTAAGAGTCCAATAGATGTCATGATTGACAAAAAAATTGATAAGTATAAGAAAAATGATGAGGTTACTGGGATCATCGCCAATAATATGTTGGCTAAAGCTGGTATAGATAAACTGGTGACGTCTGTAACGATGCATGATTCCAAACATCACTTGGGTTTACAGGTTGTAGATATTTTAACGGGGCAGTAAACTCTGGTTACCTTAAATTTCTCAATTCTCAGTTGCAGTTATCGGTAGCAAAGGAAATAGCATTCAAACGAATGGCAGCAATGCTTGGGTGGGACCATTTTCACTATGATACCTATCCGAACAAAGACTTTAATATCTGGCACTTTCCTCTTGAGATGCGAGGTGTACCGAGGTCGATGAGTATCAGACCAAATTATGGCGTGCCATTTGTTATGAGAGATGAGCTGACTTGATTACTTGTTTTAAAATTGTTACTCAGAACCTTGGGTATCGAACGTCTTCGAATACGAACAGTACTGCGACCGTGTTACAAATCTTTAGGTGTATTTAGCTCAGACTTGATCTAGTATTGTCACGATACAGAGCTAAGCCTTGCCTGACAGGCAGTTCTGTGCAAAATGCGGATATTCCCTGTATAATTATTATTATTTATAAAATAATATATTAAGATTGAGAATAGAAAGGACATCACTGATGTGCGCATACAGACCCCCAAGCGTAAGAAATTTTAAGTTGTACATAGGTGAGCTTACAGCAGAAGCAGCTGCAGTCCATATTTCGTTATTAGAGTCCAAAAAATTCGAACTTGAAAATGAGAAATATTGGAGTGAAAAGGCTGAAGAGGCAGGTATAAAACTTGAAGGTATAAAATCTGATATAGTGCTAAATAGCCAGAATAGACTCGCAATTGTATCGCTTTATAGTGGGTTTGACTTATTTTTGGAAGAAATTGAATCCGAATGTAATCGTTATGGCTTCCAGTGGGAAAAAAAAGATAAAGTTTCCCCTTTGAAAATACTAGAAAACAATTTCACTAAAACGCCATTAAATAAAACAAACTTCCGGTATGAATCTGATTCAGCCGATTATTTTAGGCTATTACGCAATTCAATTGCTCATCCAAGTATAGAGAGCAAAAAGAAAGCAATTGAATATTATAACTCTAAGAAAAACTCCCTCGACTTCTTGCAAAAAAAATACAACATGATTTCGGCTCCAAATGAGCCAAACAGCTTATCATTTCATGATATTAAGTTTTGGTGCCAATTTCTTTTAGACTTTACAGAACAAATAGCAGAACTCCTTGAACCTACGGAGAAAATGATTTTTGATAGCATCCCGTTCAATACTTGGAAAAAATATGGTGAAGATCACGAAAAGATAAAAAAAGTTGCTAAAACCTATATACATTCACAATACTCTTATGATCTTGACAAGGCAGATAAAATCATAGAAAATTTCTATGACTCACTCGCTTAATAGGTAAAGCAACTCCCTTCATAAGCGCCTTGCAATAGGGTGCTTATGAAGGAGTAGCTCTGAGTTCGATTCTCAGGTGAGTCGCCAGCCAAAACCAGACAATCAAATTTTTGTTTCAACCAACTTTCTATATCTACAATAGTCCTCAGTGCTGAGGCCGATTCTTAGCTCATAGCTGACCTACAGTGGCATGCATTCTCCCGCTCTGCGCCAGAAGCGAACATCTCGGACGTTACAGCACGTTAGGTCAGATATCTAAAAACGCATGGTCCGCTTGGGTGGGGTACTTACAATGGTTTTTAGCTGGCTATAAATTATGAGACCATTAAATTGGCCTCCATTGGTGTTAAATGTCTGCAATGAGGGATATTTGCTTTTGGTAAAATGTGGAAAGTTTCTTTCCTTTGTCTTTATCGATACTTTGAACAAAAGACAATATGCCTCTTATAATTTCATTTTTATTTTGGACTTCATTTCTTACTAGGTCATATATTCTTTTTCGGTAGACGCAATAATTTTTTTTACTGATAGTAATCCTGGGTGTTACAGTTAACCCTGTAACTTCCCTTCTCACCTTAGGACCAAGGAATTTTTCTTTTTTTGTGTTAACGGTAAATCCCTCATCGGCAATTATCATTTTTATTAAATAAGATGCTCTCTGTAAGATAAGTATTTTATTTCCTGATATGCAAAGATCATCAGCATAACGTGTGTAAGTTAAAACCCTTTTTTTACAATATGTAGATACACGATGGTCGAGTCTTAAGCAAACGAGATTAGATAAGGCTGGTGAAGTTGGTGCCCCTTGAGGTAAATATCCACTTTTAGTACAAAAGGACGTAAGTATAAATGCTATATTATTGTTATATCCAATATTTCTGAATAATGTATATACATGAGATGCTGGTACATTGGTAAAAAAATCTTGTAAATCGAGATTCAATACGTATTGATTTCCTTCATGTGGTTTAGCATTGTCAATGATAGATTTTTTTCTTACAAAGCCTTTTGCATAAATTGATGGTGCTAATTTATCTAAAATATATCTAAGAATCCATCGTTGTATTGCTTTCAACTCTCTTAGAGGGCTTTCGATGTGCCTAATGCCACCGGTTTTTTTTTTCATTTCTATACGATGGTAGTATTTATCATTATTTAAACTGAATTTGGAGATAACTTCTTTCGGAAGCCTGAGGGATTGTGACAAATCGTCAACATTCTCAAGAATTGGAAGAGATAACAGTTGCTGGGTATACTTTCCTTGATGAGTATTCATGTTTATTTCATCATAGTAGAGTTGTATTTATATGCTCGAAAATAGTGTGCTAGTTTTTAACGACTACAGCGAGGAAGGGGAATGAGCATCCATACCTAGGAAGGTATGGATGCGAAGCATCCTTCCGTAAGGCGGATGTACGAGTCCCCCAAATCACGGTGGGCGGGAATTGGGGGACTCGATCATCGCGCTATCTCTGTGATGAACTGCGGGAACGGAGAGACTCTCCATCCACTGTGAACTTGACTAGCGAACCAGTAAGTCACCTGCTTAAAAACTAGCACACTGCGGAATTCTATGATGAAACACTAATCAGTGTCTAGCATATTGTTTATTCATGATTCTTGTTCTTAGTGCAGTGAGTGATGATTTTAAGTGGAAACTATTTATTATTGAATCATAGCCCATTTGAGTTATCGTGAATAAACCCTCTTGCTGGTTGATCATACCAGCCCTTATGAGTGAGTGCGTTGCAGCTTTACAGGCAATATTATCCCTACTTTCGAATTTTCTCTCCATGATAAGTTCCATGGTTTTGTACACTGACAATAAATTCAAATCATCAAACAGGTAAGTTAAAAGCAATATATGCTTCGAATATAATAAGATGTTATCTAACTCTTTCTTCTTTCTTCCGCTTGGAAGTGTTGCCTTAATTTTATTGAGTACTGCTTTTACATGTATTGAATTCTTTTCATCGAAATTTTTTGGAATGTCATATATTTCACCGCCATGAGTTCGAACTAGCCTAACAGGCCCGTGATTTATAAAACTTTTTCCTGACTTGAACTCACCCATCCTCATTACTAGCATTTTTTTTGCTAAGGCTTTATCCATGGAAAATGCACCTAATTCAGCGAAAGAGCCAGGACTTTCAGGTATGAGAATTATCAGGTCAACAGAGTTCGCAAGTTGAGTTTCAAGGGATAGCAGGCTATTTTTCCCTTGTCCTTCAAGGAGGTCTTCAAATAAATCTTCTGGGTAGGTAAGAGTTATTCCTTTCTCTTGAGAAAGAAAGGTTGAGAATTTATATCTGAGGCTTTTTTTATCAGTTTTATCTTTTCCACATAAGAATATTGTTTTTTGTGATTCATCAAATCCATTTATTAATAGATCTCTAATTTCATCGATGGTTTGATAGATATGTTGGTCGTAAAATTTATTAATGATGCTCTGTTTGAGAGGTTTCATGATTATTCCTAACAATGGCATTTCTCATAAATATCATGGTATTTTATGATAAAAAAAGAAGGCTTGCATCATAAATTTTTAATTTATGCAGTATTGCTGTAATTTCATGACCGATTTGGTTCAAAAAGATAAGATGAAATTTATTGCGGTATATTTTTAATTTATATTCCGTCGCATCAAGTGTGAGTTGTAACTTATAATTTTGTTAAGGTTGCTGATTGTTCAAAATGAGAGTAAATTAAATGTTTTGTTTTTTCAAGAGATAATTTAAAGGATAATTCACGAATATAAAAACAGCCAGTTTTTATATGTACGATTTGAGATATCGTTTGGACTGTTCCCACACTGCATAATTTTATTATGCCCTACCTCAAGATACAGGAAATTTAGATTTGAACTAATACCCCTAAATTCAACCCCAACCTCCATTTCACCGCTGCGGCCCAAGGGGCGCTACGCCCGACTATCCAGTGTCAGTTTTTTCTCCCGTGTGCTTTCCGTTCCCCGTATCAGCTTCCGGTTAATCGTTTCCCACCACAACCCGTCTCGCAAGGGTAAATGGCACGCATTCTGCGCCCTTGCGTGCCGGAACGATGCCGGGAAAGCGAACCGTCAGGCGATACGAAGACGAAAATCACACCACTGACGGAGAAAAAACCATGACCATTTCCCTGCATACCCAGACTAGCGCCCCTAACACCGCAGCGGCGACCAGCGTATCCCCGCTGGAGCAGTCAGGCTCCTCAAAAACGACATTTTCCAAAACCAAAACCGATATTTATCAGACTGTCACCGACAGCATCATTACCGCGCTGGAAGCCGGAGTGAAGCCCTGGACGTGTCCGTGGCAACGAGTGCCGGGCATGTCTGAGTTGCCTTCCAACTTCGCAACCGGTATCGCGTATAGCGGAATGAATATCATGTTGTTGTGGTGCAGTGCGTCAGAACAGGGCTTCGGTGATTCACGCTGGATGACCTACAAACAAGCACAGGCAGTAGGCGGGCAGGTTCGCAAAGGCGAGCACGGCACGACAGCCATTTTCTATACAACCTTGGAAAAGGAAAACGAAGACGGAGAAATCGACCAGATCCCGATGCTGAAAACGTTCACCGTGTTCAATGTTGAACAAATCGACGGCCTTCCGCTGACAACTGAGGCGGTTAGCCCCGCTGAGACGTTCGAGCCGTTACCACAGGCTGAAAACCTGTTGCGCCGCAGTGGTGCCCGCATCGTAGAGAAAGGTCAAAGTGCCTTCTTCAAACCGTCAACGGATGAAATCTGGCTACCGGAACGCCATCTTTTTTCCGATGCCGCTAATTTCTACGCTACCGGTCTGCATGAGCTGGTTCACTGGAGCGGAGCAAAAATACGTCTTAACCGTGAAATGAAAGGGAAGTTTGGTAGTGAAGGTTACGCCTTTGAAGAGTTGATCGCCGAGCTGGGAAGCGCGTTTCTGATGGCGGATCTGGGGATTGTCGGAGAGGTTCAGCATGAAAGCTATATCGCTTCCTGGCTGAAAGCGTTGAAGAACGACAAGCGCTATATTTTCAAAGCCGCCAGTGCGGCATCGAAAGCGCATCGTTATCTGATGGATAAGGTTTGAGGGGCAGGGGACTACGCTGCAAAGGAAGGCGGCGTTAACCTGATATCGGGGCAGGCAGCGTGGCGGATGTTTCAATTTCCCTGAGAATATTCCGGGCATTCAATGCCCGGAATATTCTCAGGCTGCGGGTGCGGGCGGCAAAGAGCCCGCGCATCCCGTAAACGACGTTTGTACATCGGTGATTGCTGTAAACGACGGCTCAGGTATGACGACTGACTGTGAAGTTTGCAGGACTGCAACGGTAGCAGAACCTGTTTTTGGTGTTGTGGTAAGTGTATTATGCCGTGTAATGTGCACGTATTTCATGCGGGAGAGAAACCATGACCGCGAAACAGCGCAACACGCAGAGCGTGACCATGACGGTGGAGCGTGCCTTACTGGTCCGGGCGCGTGAAGCGGGGATTAACCTGAGTGCTACTCTGTCAACCGCCCTGGATGCGGAGCTTCGCCGTCATGAAGCGAAAAAATGGCAGGAAGAGAACAGGGAGGCTATCGACGCATTAAATCGTTTTCATGATGAAAACGGCTGTTTCAGTGATGAATACAGGACGTTTTAACCATGCAATTCACCGTATACGGTAATACCGGGAAAAGCGTCGTTTACCCGCTGTTGCTCGATGTCACGAGCGATATTATTGGGCAATTGAATCGTCGGATAGTGATCCCATTGCTCCCTATTGAAAAGTATCCGGCAGGCCGCCGACCGGATCGCCTTGTCCCCGTCGTCAGGCTGACGGACGGTAAAGAGTACGCCGTAATGACCCACGAGCTGGCAAGTATCCCTGTCCAGGCCCTGGGTGCGGCGTTTTGTGATGCTTCTCAGTACCGTTCTCAGGTAAAGGCTGCAATAGACTTCCTCATCGACGGGTTCTGACGTTTCTTTCTATGCTGTTAAACAGGCATGCCTTTAATCGTGGCTGACGGGAGCCTGTTCAAGTTCGTCGATAGTGCGGAACAGAAACATCTGGCCTTAAATGGAACCGGAATACCGTTCCTTGCCACCGTTCTGATTCTGTCAAACAGCCTAACCAGACCGTTGCTGTTAGCATTCAGAAAATTAGCCCACTATTGCAGCATCAGACGACGCTGTTCAAGGTGCTTGGTGGCTTTACTCTCTGTCCGCTCTGTGCCAAGAGCGGAAGTTGCTTAGCGTTTGTCTGAATCAACGAGGATCGGGTCAGGGTCATCCGGACTGTATAACACAGCAGCAGAAATCAGAGCTTCGCCGTTTTGCGTGCCTTCATTTTTCTAATTCGCTTACGGCTAAATATAAGCCTGCCATCTCCCAGATCATATCGTCCGGAGTGTATTGCCAGCCAGAACTGCAGCGTTATTAAATAGGGGTTAATAAGCAGTCTGCACAGGTGTTTGCGAAACACACCATTCAGAGTAATGGGGCCAAATCTCGGATGGTTAAGCGAGAAATAGCTGTATTCCCCCAGTCGCCAGCGCCAGTACGACTTCATTTCTTTTTTTGCGTCCTCAATTGCACTACTGTTCCAGACCACGCCCCAGCGTCTTTCCCATGTGTCTCTTAACATCCAACCATGCATCAGAGAAAACCGTTGTGAGTCAAAAGGCGGTTGTTTTTTGCCACCGGGTAGCGTAATGACGCACTGAGTAAACTGTGTTTCAGTAATTGAAAAATAAATTCCGCGTTCAGAAACCTCCATGAGTTCCTGACGTGGTATCTGGTTTAGGTTAACAATCAGCACAGACTGGTCTAGATTGACCAGATCAATTTTCTGCTGGTAACGGATACCATGCCCTGACGCCTCGAAATAAAGAGAGAGGTTCTCCACAAGCGTCCCTTTTGCCCGGAACGCCACGCGGGATTTAACCGACTCATGATCGGCTG from Dickeya zeae NCPPB 2538 encodes the following:
- the thrH gene encoding bifunctional phosphoserine phosphatase/homoserine phosphotransferase ThrH, coding for MMKIACIDLEGVLIPELWPQIAQASGIEALSITTREEPDYPALMRWRIDHLRKNGLRLRDVQAMIAKTQTYPDAVAFLQQLTQQRGYRVHIVSDCFYELAGTLLDALGSPESFCHSLETDADGWITGCAWADRNGKEEHISRLLEQGCHVLAAGDAFNDLAMLRLAHNGFLVRPSQATMTAAQDMTVVEHLYEIIEAIGAVEPSSDRRISRSGR
- a CDS encoding LysE family translocator — translated: MNELIAVATITILAVISPGPDFAMVTRNSYAFGARTGLISAFGIACGVQIHVMYTVLGIAVVIVNSPLLFMAMKVLGASYLIYLGYKSLTNKAVLKLGEASSSAPSTLAAFRMGFLTNALNPKTMLFVVATYTQVVHADSPMSHNFAYGLFMSVSHWIWFSIVALFFASPAMRRRLLEHQLTVDKFIGVALIVLGTSLAFTNVSA
- a CDS encoding 2OG-Fe dioxygenase family protein — translated: MEILSSEKSIVEPKLKQTASHNRINNLCKIIAKKDYIILPSEMTQSLLSAEDEDILDDWTEFQESWNRLEQDQFMKDGGTYRFRRHGVYSATSTSGVQIEPPQPHYQSVTYNTLNGGVARHFAPIEPSIASGRILMSALELCRATFNNLAPFYDWHIEVHQFRIVSTSAEALPTPEGIHRDGVSFVFMMLVNRVNVLNGETGIYDRDRQKLARYTLSVPLDAAIVNDERTMHGVTPILASDLTQQGYRDVLVITFNKR
- a CDS encoding LysR substrate-binding domain-containing protein, giving the protein MKLPSLASFRFFEAAAQTGSFVKAAEQLHVTHGAVSRQVRLLEEALGVELFERRNRAIFLNAAGRLLHATTTSVFEQLEGAVYRLQQSAREDVIVLSCEPTIAMKWLIPRLPAFHSANPDISLHLVAAGGPIDFARSGVDMALRRDDFHWDQDVHAEKICDEWMGPVTRAKEGSKVRLDGVRLLHSGTRPKAWSAWQRLSGISTKGSIRVDYEHFYLCVQAAASGLGMAMVSFLMVQDELESGQLYAPYGFIRDGSSYCLLSPKALSQNEKCVRFKKWLMAEAASSLSVALPLYSQTENHNLA
- a CDS encoding type II toxin-antitoxin system CcdA family antitoxin, translating into MTAKQRNTQSVTMTVERALLLRAREAGINLSATLTAALDAELRRHEAKKWQEENREAIDALNRFHDEHSCFSDEYRTF
- a CDS encoding CcdB family protein — encoded protein: MNTGRFNHAFTVYGNTGKSTIYPLLLDVTSDIIGQLNRRIVIPLLPVEKYPAGRRPDRLVPVVRLTDGKEYAVMTHELASIPVQALGAVFCDASQYRNQVKAAIDFLIDGI
- a CDS encoding retron St85 family RNA-directed DNA polymerase: MNTHQGKYTQQLLSLPILENVDDLSQSLRLPKEVISKFSLNNDKYYHRIEMKKKTGGIRHIESPLRELKAIQRWILRYILDKLAPSIYAKGFVRKKSIIDNAKPHEGNQYVLNLDLQDFFTNVPASHVYTLFRNIGYNNNIAFILTSFCTKSGYLPQGAPTSPALSNLVCLRLDHRVSTYCKKRVLTYTRYADDLCISGNKILILQRASYLIKMIIADEGFTVNTKKEKFLGPKVRREVTGLTVTPRITISKKNYCVYRKRIYDLVRNEVQNKNEIIRGILSFVQSIDKDKGKKLSTFYQKQISLIADI
- a CDS encoding retron St85 family effector protein — its product is MKPLKQSIINKFYDQHIYQTIDEIRDLLINGFDESQKTIFLCGKDKTDKKSLRYKFSTFLSQEKGITLTYPEDLFEDLLEGQGKNSLLSLETQLANSVDLIILIPESPGSFAELGAFSMDKALAKKMLVMRMGEFKSGKSFINHGPVRLVRTHGGEIYDIPKNFDEKNSIHVKAVLNKIKATLPSGRKKKELDNILLYSKHILLLTYLFDDLNLLSVYKTMELIMERKFESRDNIACKAATHSLIRAGMINQQEGLFTITQMGYDSIINSFHLKSSLTALRTRIMNKQYARH
- a CDS encoding ArdC family protein translates to MTISLHTQTSAPNTAAATSVSPLEQSGSSKTTFSKTKTDIYQTVTDSIITALEAGVKPWTCPWQRVPGMSELPSNFATGIAYSGMNIMLLWCSASEQGFGDSRWMTYKQAQAVGGQVRKGEHGTTAIFYTTLEKENEDGEIDQIPMLKTFTVFNVEQIDGLPLTTEAVSPAETFEPLPQAENLLRRSGARIVEKGQSAFFKPSTDEIWLPERHLFSDAANFYATGLHELVHWSGAKIRLNREMKGKFGSEGYAFEELIAELGSAFLMADLGIVGEVQHESYIASWLKALKNDKRYIFKAASAASKAHRYLMDKV
- a CDS encoding type II toxin-antitoxin system CcdA family antitoxin is translated as MTAKQRNTQSVTMTVERALLVRAREAGINLSATLSTALDAELRRHEAKKWQEENREAIDALNRFHDENGCFSDEYRTF
- a CDS encoding CcdB family protein, which produces MQFTVYGNTGKSVVYPLLLDVTSDIIGQLNRRIVIPLLPIEKYPAGRRPDRLVPVVRLTDGKEYAVMTHELASIPVQALGAAFCDASQYRSQVKAAIDFLIDGF